In one Catenovulum adriaticum genomic region, the following are encoded:
- a CDS encoding methyl-accepting chemotaxis protein: MGILDGILGQKKDNQSKAMIEAITRSQAVIEFDLDARVLAANRNFLDLMGYDSDEIIGAHHKKFVTHEYASSAEYKSFWQTLRSGESVNGECERVDNLGNTVWLQASYTPVLDDAGKPYKIISLASDITNRKELDANFSGQISAINKSQAVIEFNLYGEILTANDNFLDTLGYRLNEIKGQHHSIFVEPDFAKSREYKNFWQRLNQGEYISGEFKRIKKNGDDVWIQATYNPIFDADGNPYKVVKFATDVTERKAQWANYSGQMDAIHKSQAVIEFNLDGTIIKANENFLTTLGYQLAEVEGKHHSIFVDAEVVNSAEYKQFWLDLNQGEYKSGEFQRTTKNGEKVWIQASYNPIYDLNGKPYKVVKYATDITQQKLNEIESQKVANFSNALKICQASVMIADNDLNIVYVNDENMKMLKHRESEIQKELPRFNTQNLVGSCIDIFHKEPSHQRRLLAALDQPYFAQIKIGKLNFDLTASPWLDTNGEKIGTIVEWKDRTEEASIECEIDNLIQQAAEGDLSTRLDEHNKSGFALNLSKGLNRLVSIADGVIQDTVGMLDAMAHGNLTRRIEGDYQGTFAKLKDDSNSTVAKLTEIIARVNQSATTVASGADEIAQGNADLSQRTEEQASSLEETASSMEEMTSTVKQNAENASVANQLASDARNKATAGGAVVKRAVEGMGEINQASKKIADIIGVIDEIAFQTNLLALNAAVEAARAGEQGRGFAVVAGEVRNLAQRSAEAAKEIKNLIRDSVAKVEDGAALVNESGDTLSEIVDAVEKVSQMIADISVASNEQSSGIEQVNKAITQMDEMTQQNAALVEQASAAGESMSEQARAMKQLLSFFTVESGKDSRHIESVSSAMDMQSQFDSKPVMTQTGRKVQARPSPAALSFTDDDDWEEF; encoded by the coding sequence ATGGGGATTTTAGACGGTATTTTAGGTCAGAAAAAAGATAACCAATCTAAAGCAATGATAGAGGCTATTACTCGCTCTCAAGCTGTTATTGAGTTTGATTTGGATGCTAGGGTGCTAGCGGCAAACCGAAATTTTTTAGACTTAATGGGATATGATAGCGATGAAATTATAGGCGCGCATCATAAAAAATTTGTTACCCACGAATATGCCAGCTCAGCTGAATATAAATCATTTTGGCAAACTTTACGTTCAGGCGAGAGTGTTAACGGTGAGTGTGAGCGCGTTGATAATTTAGGTAATACCGTTTGGCTGCAGGCCTCATATACACCTGTTTTAGATGACGCCGGCAAACCCTATAAAATTATTAGTTTAGCGAGTGATATAACAAACAGAAAAGAATTAGATGCCAATTTCTCTGGGCAAATTAGCGCAATTAATAAATCACAAGCAGTTATCGAATTTAATTTATACGGTGAGATATTAACCGCTAATGATAATTTTTTAGATACGTTAGGTTATCGATTAAATGAGATCAAAGGCCAGCATCATTCTATATTTGTTGAGCCTGATTTCGCTAAAAGTCGTGAATATAAAAACTTTTGGCAGCGTTTAAACCAAGGTGAATATATTTCAGGCGAATTTAAGCGAATCAAAAAAAATGGCGATGATGTATGGATACAAGCGACTTACAATCCTATTTTTGATGCTGACGGCAACCCCTATAAAGTTGTTAAATTTGCTACCGATGTGACTGAACGTAAAGCACAATGGGCTAACTACTCAGGGCAAATGGATGCGATCCATAAATCACAGGCAGTGATTGAATTTAATTTAGATGGCACCATCATTAAAGCCAATGAAAACTTTTTAACGACACTAGGTTATCAACTAGCTGAAGTTGAAGGTAAACACCATTCAATATTTGTTGATGCTGAGGTAGTTAATAGCGCTGAATATAAACAATTCTGGTTAGATCTTAACCAAGGTGAATACAAATCGGGTGAGTTTCAGCGTACTACAAAAAACGGTGAGAAAGTTTGGATCCAAGCATCTTATAATCCCATTTATGATCTTAATGGCAAGCCGTACAAAGTAGTTAAGTACGCAACAGATATTACTCAACAAAAGTTGAATGAAATTGAAAGTCAGAAAGTCGCTAATTTTTCAAATGCATTAAAAATATGCCAAGCCAGTGTCATGATTGCCGACAATGATTTGAATATTGTTTATGTAAACGATGAAAACATGAAAATGTTAAAACATCGCGAAAGTGAAATCCAAAAAGAACTACCTAGGTTTAATACTCAAAATTTAGTGGGTAGTTGTATTGATATTTTTCATAAAGAGCCTTCTCATCAACGACGATTATTAGCCGCGCTCGACCAGCCTTATTTTGCACAAATCAAAATTGGTAAGTTAAATTTTGATTTAACGGCTTCGCCTTGGTTAGATACAAACGGAGAAAAAATAGGCACCATTGTAGAATGGAAAGACAGAACCGAAGAAGCCTCAATTGAGTGTGAAATTGATAACTTAATTCAGCAAGCAGCAGAAGGGGACTTATCAACTCGTTTAGACGAGCACAATAAATCAGGTTTTGCGCTTAATTTATCTAAAGGTTTAAATCGTTTAGTGTCTATTGCCGATGGTGTAATTCAAGACACAGTCGGCATGTTAGATGCCATGGCTCATGGTAATTTAACCCGGCGGATTGAAGGCGATTATCAGGGAACTTTTGCTAAATTAAAAGATGATTCAAACTCAACTGTGGCTAAGCTGACAGAGATTATTGCGCGGGTTAATCAATCTGCAACAACAGTGGCCTCTGGTGCCGATGAAATTGCACAGGGCAATGCTGATTTAAGCCAACGTACAGAAGAGCAAGCTTCATCGCTTGAAGAAACAGCTTCCAGCATGGAGGAAATGACAAGCACGGTTAAACAAAATGCTGAAAATGCGTCAGTTGCTAATCAACTTGCATCAGATGCGAGAAACAAGGCAACCGCTGGTGGTGCTGTTGTTAAGCGTGCGGTTGAAGGTATGGGTGAAATTAACCAAGCCAGCAAAAAAATAGCTGATATTATTGGAGTAATAGATGAAATTGCATTTCAAACTAATTTACTTGCCTTAAATGCAGCTGTTGAAGCTGCAAGAGCGGGTGAGCAAGGCCGTGGATTTGCAGTGGTGGCTGGTGAAGTCAGGAATTTAGCCCAGCGAAGCGCAGAAGCCGCGAAAGAAATTAAAAACTTGATTCGAGACAGCGTTGCTAAAGTTGAAGACGGTGCGGCGTTAGTTAATGAATCAGGTGATACTTTATCTGAAATCGTTGACGCAGTTGAAAAAGTAAGCCAAATGATTGCGGATATTTCAGTAGCCTCAAATGAACAAAGTTCTGGAATAGAACAAGTTAATAAAGCTATCACCCAAATGGATGAAATGACCCAACAAAACGCTGCATTAGTTGAGCAAGCCTCGGCAGCGGGTGAATCAATGTCAGAGCAAGCCAGAGCGATGAAGCAATTGTTGTCGTTTTTCACCGTGGAGTCAGGAAAGGATAGCCGACATATCGAAAGTGTGAGCTCAGCGATGGATATGCAATCTCAATTCGACTCTAAACCCGTTATGACTCAAACAGGTCGCAAAGTACAAGCCAGGCCATCCCCGGCCGCATTATCATTTACCGACGATGATGATTGGGAAGAGTTTTAA
- the cyoE gene encoding heme o synthase: MNRVLTISAKKINIALWRDYFELTKPKVVALILLTALVGMYVPNNQLPNIELLLTTIIGIGLLAGAAAAINHVVDFQIDAKMARTYHRPVVKGRLSQRQALIFAGGIGILGFALLWFAVNQLTAWLTFASLLGYAVVYTLYLKRATPQNIVIGGLAGAMPPLLGWTAVTNSIDPNALLLVLIIFSWTPPHFWALAIHRKHDYAKAKVPMLPITHGVEFTKTMILLYCVILTVVSILPYLSGLFGGFYATISLLLNLQFINYAIRLKWFDKSGLAFKTFKFSIWHLMLMFIVMLVDHNFS; this comes from the coding sequence ATGAATCGAGTACTAACAATATCAGCAAAAAAAATAAATATAGCGCTGTGGCGAGATTACTTTGAATTAACGAAACCTAAAGTTGTAGCGTTAATCTTGTTAACTGCACTGGTTGGAATGTATGTGCCAAATAATCAACTTCCGAATATTGAACTATTATTAACCACCATTATTGGAATAGGCCTGTTAGCAGGCGCTGCCGCGGCGATTAATCATGTTGTTGATTTTCAAATTGATGCAAAAATGGCTAGAACGTATCATCGCCCAGTGGTTAAAGGACGTTTGTCTCAACGCCAAGCTTTAATTTTTGCCGGAGGAATTGGCATTTTAGGGTTTGCGTTACTTTGGTTTGCTGTAAATCAATTAACTGCTTGGCTAACCTTTGCTTCTTTACTTGGTTATGCCGTGGTTTATACCTTATACCTAAAGCGAGCAACGCCTCAAAATATTGTCATTGGTGGGCTTGCTGGCGCTATGCCGCCATTACTGGGCTGGACAGCGGTTACTAACTCAATTGATCCCAATGCACTTTTATTAGTCCTTATTATTTTTAGCTGGACTCCACCACATTTTTGGGCGCTGGCTATTCATCGGAAACATGATTACGCTAAAGCTAAAGTCCCTATGTTGCCAATTACTCATGGGGTAGAGTTCACTAAAACTATGATTTTACTGTATTGTGTGATCTTAACGGTCGTCTCAATTTTACCTTATTTATCGGGTTTATTTGGTGGGTTTTACGCAACTATTAGCTTGTTATTAAATTTGCAGTTTATTAACTATGCTATTCGGCTAAAATGGTTCGATAAATCAGGGCTTGCGTTTAAAACGTTCAAGTTTTCAATTTGGCATTTAATGCTAATGTTTATTGTAATGTTAGTGGATCATAATTTTTCATGA
- a CDS encoding SCO family protein — MKFILINFIQWVFILAAITACSDQKSTNELRQFDNVQIFQPSRKISEFELSTSNRDGLNLSGLKNHWSIVFLGYTYCPDICPTTLTDLAHIYPQLTKQVNNAQVVFISADPKRDTKQQLSQYIRFFNADFIAATGPHQHLLPFTRELGLIYSLTGEGEDYLVNHSAALVVVNPKGELVARIKPDFSTTPAKVNYQTLIDVIAYLSER, encoded by the coding sequence ATGAAATTTATTTTAATCAATTTTATCCAATGGGTTTTTATATTAGCTGCAATTACAGCTTGTAGTGACCAAAAATCAACTAATGAGTTAAGGCAATTTGACAATGTGCAAATTTTTCAGCCAAGCCGAAAAATCAGCGAATTTGAACTAAGCACTTCTAACCGTGATGGTTTGAATTTAAGTGGATTAAAAAATCATTGGAGTATTGTTTTTTTAGGTTATACCTATTGTCCGGATATTTGCCCAACCACGTTAACTGATTTAGCACACATTTATCCGCAGCTCACAAAACAAGTCAATAATGCTCAAGTGGTCTTTATTTCAGCGGATCCTAAACGAGATACAAAGCAGCAACTCTCACAATATATTCGTTTTTTTAATGCTGACTTTATAGCGGCAACTGGACCTCATCAGCACTTGCTACCTTTTACCAGAGAGTTAGGTTTAATTTATTCGTTAACAGGTGAAGGTGAAGATTACTTAGTTAACCACTCTGCGGCGCTAGTTGTTGTTAATCCAAAAGGGGAGTTAGTTGCGCGGATTAAACCTGACTTTAGTACGACGCCAGCAAAAGTTAACTACCAAACTTTAATCGATGTTATTGCTTACTTATCTGAGCGTTAA
- a CDS encoding DUF2909 domain-containing protein, protein MIKIIIVVLLIFVIFNLFKALLAMNKNDQTHQMSKRLGLRLMYSVAIIAFILVAVQLGWITPNHRPY, encoded by the coding sequence ATGATAAAAATCATTATTGTAGTACTGCTCATATTTGTTATTTTTAATTTATTTAAAGCTTTATTGGCAATGAATAAAAATGATCAAACTCATCAAATGAGCAAAAGATTAGGTTTAAGGCTGATGTATTCTGTGGCCATTATTGCGTTTATTTTAGTAGCCGTGCAATTAGGATGGATTACCCCTAATCACCGACCTTATTGA
- a CDS encoding chemotaxis protein CheA has translation MSIDLSQFFEVFFEESFEGLDIMESELLELQPGEPDNETINTIFRAAHSIKGGSGTFGFNSVADFTHVVETLLDQIRDGQRQLTQQYIDLLLQSVDCLRDILSALRAEEEPDTEQAQLLKAEFNLILAADASQIIDATPSEPNLGGNLSIGWVISFKPGLDILKTGNEPLYLLQELAELGELTVNIDISDVPALTDIEPEDCYFKWTLTLVSDCSKAQISEIFEWIEDECEINIHGLSQSTNVENDNSFSGQEIPVSKSAIESSMRASNASAQQLNNFEPVASDAEINIQHEIKAPTSNQKKSAKQTESGSIRVGIEKVDSLINMVGELVITQAMLTQLSEGELDNNKLLSLQAGLAQLAHNTRDLQESVMRIRMLPIGSIFSRFPRLVRDTSKKLDKKIELKLTGEQTELDKTLMEKISDPLVHLVRNAMDHGLESPAERLAAGKNETGQITLNAYHQGGNIVIEIVDDGRGLNTKRIREKAISNGLIAETDDLTDDQINLLIFEPGFSTAEQVSDLSGRGVGMDVVRRNIQALNGSVELASKPAEGSTVIIRLPLTLAILDGQLLSVGSHIYIIPLINIIESLQVKTNAISRVGGELDVLKLRDEYIPIIRLSDVFSHQGSSDNLEDGLLVVVENDNEKVGLFVDELLSQQQVVIKSLEANYFKVDGISGATILGDGTVSLILDIAGIVKLAGLNKSNTVFANQTGSLESATV, from the coding sequence ATGAGTATAGATCTCAGTCAGTTTTTTGAAGTTTTCTTTGAAGAAAGCTTCGAAGGGTTAGATATTATGGAGTCGGAGCTGCTAGAACTGCAGCCGGGTGAGCCTGATAACGAAACCATCAACACAATTTTTAGAGCGGCGCATTCTATCAAGGGTGGAAGCGGCACTTTTGGCTTTAACTCTGTGGCTGATTTTACTCATGTGGTTGAAACCTTATTAGATCAAATTCGAGATGGTCAACGACAACTCACACAACAATATATTGATTTACTACTACAATCGGTAGACTGCTTGCGTGACATCTTAAGTGCATTAAGAGCAGAAGAAGAGCCTGATACCGAACAAGCACAATTATTAAAAGCAGAATTTAATTTGATTCTGGCTGCAGACGCTTCTCAAATTATAGATGCAACACCGAGTGAACCTAACTTAGGCGGTAATTTATCTATAGGGTGGGTTATTTCCTTTAAACCTGGATTAGATATTTTAAAAACTGGCAACGAGCCTTTGTATTTATTGCAAGAGTTAGCTGAACTTGGTGAATTAACGGTCAATATCGATATTTCAGATGTGCCTGCGTTAACCGACATTGAGCCAGAAGACTGTTATTTTAAATGGACGTTAACTTTAGTCAGTGATTGCTCAAAAGCACAAATATCTGAAATTTTTGAGTGGATTGAAGACGAATGTGAAATCAACATTCATGGGTTAAGCCAATCAACGAATGTGGAAAACGATAACAGCTTTTCTGGTCAAGAAATCCCCGTTTCTAAAAGCGCGATTGAAAGTTCAATGCGGGCTAGTAACGCATCAGCACAACAACTCAATAATTTTGAACCCGTAGCCAGCGATGCCGAAATAAATATTCAGCATGAGATTAAAGCACCTACCTCAAACCAGAAAAAATCAGCAAAACAAACAGAATCAGGCTCTATTAGAGTAGGTATCGAGAAAGTCGATTCCTTAATTAATATGGTTGGTGAATTAGTCATAACTCAAGCAATGTTAACTCAACTTTCTGAAGGTGAGTTGGATAATAATAAGTTATTGAGTTTGCAGGCTGGTTTAGCTCAGTTAGCGCATAATACAAGAGATTTACAAGAAAGTGTTATGCGAATACGAATGTTACCAATTGGCTCTATATTCAGTCGTTTTCCTCGTTTAGTAAGAGATACCAGTAAAAAGCTGGATAAAAAAATTGAGCTGAAATTAACAGGTGAACAAACTGAACTAGATAAAACATTAATGGAGAAAATTTCTGATCCTTTAGTGCATTTAGTTCGAAATGCGATGGACCATGGGTTGGAATCACCGGCTGAACGTTTAGCTGCAGGCAAAAATGAAACGGGTCAAATTACACTAAATGCATATCACCAAGGTGGCAATATCGTTATTGAAATTGTCGATGATGGTCGAGGTTTAAATACAAAACGAATTAGAGAAAAAGCAATTTCAAATGGTTTAATTGCCGAAACGGATGATCTAACAGATGATCAAATTAATTTGCTTATTTTTGAACCTGGCTTTTCAACGGCAGAGCAAGTATCTGACTTATCAGGGCGAGGCGTCGGTATGGATGTGGTAAGGCGAAACATTCAAGCGCTAAATGGCTCTGTCGAACTAGCATCAAAACCTGCCGAAGGTTCAACGGTTATTATTCGCCTACCTCTAACATTAGCTATACTCGACGGCCAATTGCTCAGCGTTGGCTCGCATATTTATATTATTCCGCTCATCAATATTATTGAATCTTTGCAGGTAAAAACAAATGCTATTAGCCGTGTAGGCGGCGAGTTAGACGTTTTAAAACTCAGAGATGAATATATTCCAATTATACGGTTAAGTGATGTATTTTCACATCAAGGCAGCAGTGATAACTTAGAAGATGGCTTGCTTGTCGTAGTAGAGAACGACAATGAAAAAGTAGGCTTGTTTGTAGATGAACTTTTGTCTCAACAACAAGTGGTGATTAAAAGTTTAGAAGCAAATTATTTTAAGGTAGATGGCATTTCAGGGGCAACTATTTTAGGCGATGGTACTGTTTCTTTAATTTTAGACATCGCTGGTATTGTAAAGCTTGCAGGACTAAATAAAAGTAATACTGTCTTTGCTAACCAGACAGGATCTTTGGAGTCTGCGACCGTATGA
- a CDS encoding STAS domain-containing protein, translated as MIETSCYQLMPVANITQAEQILSDFRELMVLGQAIEIDASLVERIDTSVLQLLVSLKKSLSENQLQLTWTATSDDFNRAVIASGVNQYLEINS; from the coding sequence ATGATAGAAACCTCTTGTTACCAATTGATGCCAGTTGCAAATATTACGCAAGCCGAGCAAATATTAAGTGATTTTCGTGAGCTTATGGTTTTAGGACAAGCGATTGAAATTGATGCAAGCTTAGTCGAACGCATCGACACTTCTGTACTACAACTCTTAGTTTCGTTAAAGAAATCGTTATCCGAGAATCAGCTCCAGCTTACTTGGACAGCTACTAGCGATGATTTTAATCGCGCAGTTATTGCCTCCGGCGTTAATCAATATTTAGAGATTAATTCATAA
- a CDS encoding chemotaxis protein CheW: MNLESLNAQLTDSQDLIDNADVAQYLTFLMDGEEYGIDILKVQEIRGWQSTTPIPNSPSYVKGVINLRGTIVPLLDLRQKFNLPKVDYSAVTVVIVLAIEQDGVDKIIGIVVDAVSDVYGVERSHIKYSPSLDENLNRQYIVGLAEVNAKTLIILNLNQLL, translated from the coding sequence ATGAATTTAGAGTCATTAAATGCGCAATTAACAGATAGCCAAGATCTCATTGATAATGCCGATGTTGCGCAATACCTAACCTTTTTAATGGATGGTGAAGAGTACGGTATTGATATTTTAAAAGTGCAAGAAATCCGAGGATGGCAATCAACAACGCCGATCCCAAATTCGCCTAGTTATGTTAAAGGTGTTATCAATCTTAGAGGAACTATTGTTCCATTACTGGATTTACGACAGAAATTTAACCTTCCTAAAGTAGACTACAGTGCGGTAACCGTGGTTATTGTTTTGGCGATAGAACAAGACGGCGTGGATAAAATTATAGGGATTGTGGTGGATGCTGTATCAGACGTATACGGGGTTGAACGATCGCACATTAAATATTCGCCTAGCTTAGATGAAAATTTAAACCGACAATATATTGTTGGTTTGGCAGAAGTGAATGCCAAAACATTAATTATTTTAAATTTAAACCAGCTGCTTTAA
- a CDS encoding SURF1 family protein — MLLTLGRFQLNVKIWPFLLFLSSLCLLLALGQWQLQRAEYKNTRQVQLDQAAQVQASQLTAEYLKEQAEESYLDKPILISGSVNLDNIWFVENKIMNHQLGVECIVAIKLDHNSTLSSEKAEYVLVNLGWLPVDKNRIPAFSTQDLPLNVTELNARITKPNHNLFMSEEIHQRLGYKFIQQVNLEQISKHAKIDLLPILAVVDKKSLMAFQPNWQPIVMPAQKHYGYAVQWFGLALALCIIIIIKAVKWKKPIN, encoded by the coding sequence GTGTTATTAACTCTAGGTCGTTTTCAGTTAAATGTAAAAATTTGGCCGTTTTTACTTTTTTTATCTAGTTTGTGTTTGTTATTAGCATTAGGGCAATGGCAATTGCAGCGTGCTGAATATAAAAATACTCGCCAAGTTCAGTTAGATCAAGCAGCTCAAGTACAAGCTAGTCAATTGACTGCTGAGTATTTAAAGGAGCAGGCTGAAGAATCATATTTAGACAAACCTATTCTTATAAGCGGCTCTGTTAATTTAGATAATATTTGGTTTGTTGAAAATAAAATAATGAATCACCAACTGGGGGTCGAGTGTATTGTGGCGATAAAATTAGATCACAATTCAACGCTATCCTCAGAGAAAGCAGAGTATGTATTGGTTAATTTAGGTTGGTTACCCGTTGATAAAAATCGAATACCAGCTTTTTCTACACAAGACTTACCTTTAAACGTTACTGAACTCAATGCCCGCATTACAAAACCAAACCATAACTTATTTATGTCTGAAGAAATTCATCAGCGTTTAGGCTATAAATTTATTCAACAGGTTAACCTAGAACAGATTTCAAAACATGCAAAAATCGATTTATTGCCTATACTTGCAGTAGTCGATAAAAAATCATTGATGGCATTCCAACCTAACTGGCAACCTATTGTTATGCCAGCACAAAAACATTATGGTTATGCTGTGCAATGGTTTGGTTTGGCGCTGGCATTATGTATTATAATTATTATAAAGGCAGTAAAATGGAAGAAACCAATCAACTAA
- a CDS encoding response regulator, translated as MKRILAVDDSASMRQMVSFTLKKAGFDVTEAKDGVEALEIAKQAEFDLVISDVNMPNMDGITLISHLRSLPNYKFVPMLMLTTESGLDKKSAGKAAGATGWIVKPFNPDQLLATIGKVLR; from the coding sequence ATGAAAAGAATTTTAGCCGTGGACGATTCAGCCTCTATGCGACAGATGGTTAGCTTTACATTAAAAAAAGCAGGTTTTGATGTGACTGAAGCTAAAGATGGGGTTGAAGCTTTAGAAATTGCCAAACAAGCTGAGTTTGATCTAGTAATATCGGATGTCAACATGCCAAACATGGACGGAATTACGCTAATATCTCATTTGCGAAGCTTACCCAATTATAAATTTGTACCCATGTTAATGTTAACTACAGAATCTGGATTAGATAAAAAATCCGCGGGCAAAGCTGCTGGCGCTACAGGTTGGATTGTAAAACCTTTTAATCCAGATCAATTATTGGCAACTATTGGTAAAGTTTTGAGATAG
- a CDS encoding COX15/CtaA family protein, translating into MKILVRIAIILAFVVVVLGAFTRLTDAGLGCPDWPGCYGHLTVPKAEQVNSAQAKFPQQIIEPQKAWNEMIHRYFAGTLGLIILAIAVLSIYKPHAQKVRVFSISLFFLVCFQAALGMWTVTLVLLPAVVLAHLIGGFSIFVLLVLLERALAYTAVTKTKLPKLAWLCFIVLLIQIILGGWTSTNYAALACTELPICEDGWQQRLDLNAFHLISPEADTYQYGVLDYSARMTIHIAHRIWAVITLFTLLGWAVFCFFQSQKRVSGFARLNIASASLIVLLATQVGLGIANVVLSLPLMVAVLHNAVALLLLTAFVLTLYYYSVAPVQSRAR; encoded by the coding sequence ATGAAAATATTAGTGCGAATTGCGATTATTTTGGCATTTGTTGTGGTTGTATTGGGTGCTTTTACCCGTTTAACCGATGCAGGCCTAGGGTGTCCTGATTGGCCAGGGTGTTATGGGCATTTAACCGTGCCAAAAGCTGAGCAGGTAAATAGTGCGCAAGCTAAATTTCCACAACAAATTATCGAGCCGCAAAAAGCTTGGAATGAAATGATTCATCGGTATTTTGCCGGAACGTTAGGGCTCATTATATTAGCCATTGCCGTGCTTTCAATTTATAAGCCTCACGCTCAAAAAGTGAGAGTTTTTAGCATTAGCTTGTTTTTTTTGGTTTGCTTTCAAGCCGCTTTAGGCATGTGGACTGTGACGCTGGTTTTATTACCCGCTGTGGTTTTGGCACATTTAATTGGTGGTTTTTCTATTTTTGTTTTGTTAGTTCTTTTAGAGCGGGCATTAGCTTACACAGCCGTCACGAAAACCAAGTTACCTAAACTAGCCTGGCTTTGTTTTATAGTTTTATTAATTCAAATTATACTAGGTGGGTGGACATCTACTAACTACGCGGCTTTGGCCTGCACAGAGTTACCTATTTGTGAAGATGGCTGGCAGCAACGTTTAGACTTAAATGCATTTCATTTAATAAGTCCCGAAGCTGACACATATCAATATGGGGTGTTAGATTATTCTGCTCGGATGACGATTCACATCGCACACAGAATATGGGCCGTTATTACGCTATTTACTTTATTGGGTTGGGCGGTTTTTTGTTTTTTCCAAAGCCAAAAAAGAGTTTCTGGTTTCGCTAGGTTGAATATAGCAAGCGCCTCATTAATAGTGCTGTTAGCTACTCAAGTTGGGTTAGGCATTGCTAACGTTGTTTTATCTTTACCGTTAATGGTTGCAGTGTTACATAATGCAGTGGCATTGTTGTTATTAACCGCGTTTGTTTTAACACTTTATTATTATTCAGTCGCTCCAGTGCAGAGTCGTGCACGATAA
- a CDS encoding cytochrome c oxidase subunit 3, whose amino-acid sequence MSDNNATYYVPAQSPWPIVGAVGFFLVAVGSGNLVTQISKTGEAGWGQLVLLAGLIVLFIMMFGWFRDQIKESQTGLHSAQLGISYRQGMSWFIFSEVMFFAAFFGALFYTRTISVPWLAGAGNNAMTAQILWPTFEAIWPLTETPSGKTTQAMGYWGLPLINTLILLTSSITIHFAHVGLEKGKRQQMSWMMGFTILLGFAFLTLQVEEYIHAYQDLGLTLDSGVYGNTFFLLTGFHGLHVTLGTLFLIVIFFRILAGHFNAKNHFAFQSASWYWHFVDVVWLCLFIFVYII is encoded by the coding sequence ATGTCAGATAACAATGCGACGTATTATGTCCCGGCGCAAAGCCCATGGCCGATTGTGGGGGCTGTCGGCTTTTTTTTGGTAGCCGTGGGGTCGGGCAACTTAGTTACTCAAATAAGCAAAACAGGTGAAGCTGGCTGGGGACAGCTTGTACTGCTAGCCGGTTTGATTGTTTTGTTTATTATGATGTTTGGCTGGTTTCGCGATCAAATTAAAGAGTCACAAACTGGTTTGCACAGTGCACAATTGGGCATTTCTTATCGACAAGGAATGAGTTGGTTTATTTTTTCAGAAGTCATGTTTTTTGCCGCTTTTTTTGGGGCTCTTTTTTATACTAGGACGATTTCTGTGCCTTGGCTAGCTGGGGCTGGCAATAATGCAATGACAGCTCAAATTTTATGGCCAACGTTTGAGGCTATATGGCCGTTAACTGAAACACCTTCTGGTAAAACAACTCAAGCGATGGGGTATTGGGGCCTTCCTTTAATTAATACGCTAATATTGCTTACCTCGTCAATTACGATTCATTTTGCCCATGTTGGTCTTGAAAAAGGTAAACGTCAGCAAATGAGTTGGATGATGGGGTTTACCATTTTACTCGGGTTTGCTTTTTTAACCTTACAAGTAGAAGAATATATTCATGCCTATCAAGATTTAGGACTCACTTTAGATTCAGGGGTTTATGGTAATACGTTTTTTTTGCTAACTGGGTTTCACGGTTTGCATGTTACTTTAGGCACTTTGTTTTTAATTGTTATATTTTTTAGAATATTAGCTGGGCATTTTAACGCTAAGAACCATTTTGCGTTTCAATCGGCCAGCTGGTACTGGCACTTTGTTGATGTGGTTTGGCTTTGCTTATTTATTTTTGTCTACATAATATAA